From the genome of Lentilactobacillus buchneri, one region includes:
- a CDS encoding nitroreductase family protein: MKEQLLDLAKKRRSIYALGRNINQSEDEIADLIKKNIKWAPTPFNNQTTRAVILFGANHEKLWDIVGKRLKSEVPTEEAYQKTLEKINAFKSAFGTVMYYTDMDVVHRFENDFALYADNFADWAEQAQGNAQFAVWTSLAENGIGANLQHYNPLIDDQVKEAFGIPDSWKLRAQMDFGSIEAPAGEKEFMNDEDRFKVLK, from the coding sequence ATGAAAGAACAATTATTAGATCTTGCCAAGAAGCGCCGCTCTATTTACGCATTAGGCCGTAACATCAACCAGAGCGAAGACGAGATTGCTGACTTAATCAAGAAGAATATCAAGTGGGCCCCAACCCCATTTAACAACCAAACCACTCGTGCCGTGATCTTGTTTGGTGCCAACCACGAAAAGCTGTGGGACATCGTTGGCAAACGCTTGAAGTCAGAAGTTCCTACTGAAGAAGCTTACCAAAAGACTTTGGAAAAGATCAACGCCTTCAAATCAGCATTTGGTACTGTCATGTACTACACTGACATGGACGTTGTTCATCGCTTTGAGAATGACTTTGCACTGTACGCCGACAACTTTGCCGACTGGGCAGAACAAGCTCAAGGAAACGCTCAATTTGCCGTTTGGACATCCCTTGCCGAAAACGGCATCGGTGCCAACCTGCAACATTACAATCCACTGATCGATGACCAAGTTAAAGAAGCATTTGGCATCCCTGACAGCTGGAAATTACGTGCCCAAATGGACTTTGGTTCAATTGAAGCCCCAGCTGGCGAAAAAGAATTCATGAATGACGAAGACCGCTTCAAGGTTTTGAAGTAA